In one window of Aphidius gifuensis isolate YNYX2018 linkage group LG4, ASM1490517v1, whole genome shotgun sequence DNA:
- the LOC122853757 gene encoding putative histone-lysine N-methyltransferase 1 yields the protein MSDKSKTAKWQPITILNPSTRYQMSLAAAAAASPRIKEQQRNHIYPRESHIRQSSMPPQLKKTNQSIDGESHYEVIDFSTNNKLNTTSSQHSTSSRHSNSSQQIYREKKLNDNIQICALCGSQNLFSNCHACNQKYCKSCDSMNHMHPKRRDHIRQRIINQDELFDVKRLERSSTSMQRLPPLPPKNDGQNQPPLPPPRRRRTFRQNERMASCNDNNSSGINFENLKLKTHQYQRPLSMQKDFIDNSIIIQSASSIKPNETSMDKLSTLQDRYRKYQNTMRTQSVNRRKVITPELPQRNNNYPNDNLKMMRNSFQQPPLPMKGNMQSYSVCDLSTKHRQNPHSYQGSSSSSYKHSYDHGNPRNGRSVSSWNNYANDSTLSLNNVGLCYQNVNQHSPMTIYNSGTSSSCESINKCHQWNRSINSLQDRRPKRSTKSQSRSYYQNDSTYNTSFEETDDDSGFNNVENLQKNHHNHHHQQKYYPRGGSSSRPTPPRKQNRKWMSEAQINKMPVERDDDYGETDQWSCVSYNQSKKGRDKKISKHMSPCSSRHKNEKYHSRRDSYVTEDDCSYSDCESHSSRCVRSRQSTKTNDGYKESLRSSNTSPRLEKKNANYNRVDGGENNFKRGSIDLPRDNKTQMRNRSRSFSCNADNNDIKYSNLKTSGIEELRNSSRELRVSQQRGSTNMLQQVELNSSIIQKINNEKKWNCEHCTFLNEEKNKICIMCCKTKKSALPKINSLDDLTIDKCKIQADNNSDCSESSNSRQSMDSISTKSRGLKKQEASFEKSIKQKTIETNKLIEILRREDDIEKSVETNQQIETLKQEDIEKSIEEQIIETNQQHETPLQEEDIEQSIKTNEQIETSLQEEDIEQSIETITIETSLLEEIDKLIEEKIIKTNQEFEPLIQEDDIEESSENKIKETIKQAQTLIPEDSEKKITEVNKLPIETSILTKNIKELIEEKNFDTKKQFQTSIVEATIENLVEKQNIETKKELKFSFEEKKIIESIEKKVVETNQQPETSILREDIVELIDKRIIETNQQPETSIQEENIKELLIEIKNVKPNEQLPTLIQNDIESLIGEKKITQTNKQIETSMLEENIENKIIINKGKLQISTSIPSNSNQEKTLEKNVSINPPQIEETLIFDQGTVLNPQDITIQSVKMIEKDNHHSSNIVQDVEPTITTLQNILPIEKQKNQIKPFLSRIWSLPDGIENKQEDTLDEKSTVNETKNIVKDITYKQRQSIIPQKLIDSHYVLESQLNELTNEKFSARKTLIFNNHNENFHSQKLLSHQQQVMSIKNILSTVQFTDFIITDDNSSLKSSLKSNIHKETTTVPSIKDELLIVEEIKEETSITNAPQNSQNINKFLPIKASSSTAKKTTINSNKKGEFNKLKNNRKIPVRTNQTIY from the exons ATGAGT gaTAAAAGTAAAACAGCTAAATGGCAACCAATAACCATTTTAAATCCATCAACACGTTATCAGATGAGtcttgctgctgctgctgctgcttcTCCTCGG attaAAGAGCAACAGCGTAATCATATTTATCCTAGAGAGTCACATATTAGACAATCATCAATGCCaccacaattaaaaaaaacaaatcaatcaaTTGACGGTGAATCACATTATGaagttattgatttttcaacaaataacaaGTTAAATACAACTTCAAGTCAACATTCAACTTCAAGCCGACATTCAAATTCAAGTCAACAAATTTatcgtgaaaaaaaactgaatgataatatacaaatatgtGCACTTTGTGGTAGTCAAaatcttttttcaaattgtcaTGCttgtaatcaaaaatattgtaaaagttGTGATAGTATGAATCATATGCATCCAAAACGACGTGATCATATTCGTCaaagaattattaatcaaGATGAGCTATTTGATGTTAAACGACTTGAAAGATCATCAACATCTATGCAACGTTtaccaccattaccaccaaAAAATGATGGACAAAATCAACCACCACTTCCACCTCCAAGAAGACGACGTACATTTAGacag aaTGAAAGAATGGCAAGCTGCAATGACAACAACTCTTCAggtataaattttgaaaatttaaaattaaaaactcatCAATATCAACGACCATTATCAATGCAAAaagattttattgataattcaattatcaTACAATCAGCATCTAGTATTAAACCCAATGAAACTAGTATggataaattatcaactcttcag gaTCGTTAtcgtaaatatcaaaataccATGAGAACACAAAGTGTCAATAGAAGAAAAGTTATAACACCCGAATTACcacaaagaaataataattatccaaATGACAACTTAAAAATGATGAGAAATTCATTTCAACAACCACCACTACCAATGAAAGGCAACATGCAATCATATAGTGTTtgtgatttatcaacaaaacatCGACAAAATCCACACTCTTATCaa ggatcatcatcatcatcgtacAAACATTCATATGATCATGGAAACCCACGAAATGGAAGATCTGTAAGCTCATGGAATAATTATGCAAATGATTCAACATtaagtttaaataatgttgGTTTATGTTATCAAAATGTAAATCAACATTCACCaatgacaatttataattCTGGTACATCATCTAGTTGTGAAAGTATTAATAAATGTCATCAATGGAATAGATCAATAAATTCTTTGCAAGATAGAAGACCAAAAAGATCAACAAAATCACAATCAAGAtcttattatcaaaatgattcTACATATAATACAAGTTTTGAAGAAACAGATGATGATAGTGGTTTTAATAATgtagaaaatttacaaaaaaatcatcataatcatcatcatcaacaaaaatattatccacGTGGTGGTAGTAGTAGTCGACCAACACCACCAAGAAAACAAAATCG AAAATGGATGTCTGAagctcaaattaataaaatgcctGTTGAAAGAGATGATGATTATGGTGAAACAGATCAATGGTCTTGTGTGTCAtataatcaatcaaaaaagggcagagataaaaaaatttcaaagcataTGAGTCCTTGTTCATCAAgacataaaaatgaaaaatatcattcaAGACGTGATAGTTACGTTACTGAAGATGATTGTAGTTATTCTGATTGTGAAAGTCACTCATCAAGATGTGTACGTTCACGTCAAAGTACAAAAACTAATGATGGTTACAAAGAATCATTGAGAAGCTCTAATACTAGTCcaagattagaaaaaaaaaatgcaaattataATCGTGTTGATGGTggagaaaataatttcaaacgAGGAAGCATAGATTTACCAAGAGATAATAAAACACAAATGAGAAATAGATCAAGATCTTTTTCTTGTAATgcagataataatgatataaaatattcaaatttaaaaacaagtgGCATAGAAGAGCTAAGAAATTCAAGCAGAGAACTTAGAGTATCACAACAACGTGGATCAACAAATATGCTTCAACAAGTAGAATTAAATTCttcaattatacaaaaaattaataatgaaaaaaaatggaattgtGAACATTgtacatttttaaatgaagaaaaaaacaaaatttgtattatgtgctgtaaaacaaaaaaaagcgcattgccaaaaataaattcattggatgatttaacaattgataaatgtaaaattcaaGCTGATAACAATAGTGATTGTTCAGAAAGTTCAAATAGCAGACAAAGTATGGACAGTATTTCAACTAAAAGTCGAG gattgaaaaaacaagaagcaagttttgaaaaatcgattaaacaaaaaacaattgaaacaaataaactGATTGAAATTTTAAGACGAGAAGatgatatagaaaaatcagTTGAAACAAATCAACAGATCGAAACTTTAAAACAAGAAGATATTGAAAAGTCAATTGAAGaacaaataattgaaacaaatCAACAGCATGAAACTCCATTGCAAGAAGAAGATATTGAACaatcaattaaaacaaatgaacAGATTGAAACTTCATTGCAAGAAGAAGATATTGAACAGTCAATTGAAACAATTACAATTGAAACTTCATTACTAGAAGAAATTGATAAGttgattgaagaaaaaattattaaaacaaaccaAGAATTTGAGCCTTTAATTCAAGAAGACGATATTGAAGAATcatctgaaaataaaataaaagaaacaatCAAGCAAGCTCAAACCTTAATACCAGAagatagtgaaaaaaaaattaccgaaGTAAACAAATTACCGATCGAAActtcaattttaacaaaaaatattaaagaattaattgaagAGAAAAATTTCGATACAAAAAAACAGTTTCAAACTTCGATAGTAGAAGCAACTATTGAAAACTTggttgaaaaacaaaatattgaaacaaaaaaagagcttaaattttcatttgaagagaaaaaaattatagaatcaattgaaaaaaaagttgtcgAAACAAATCAACAGCCTGAAACTTCAATACTAAGAGAAGATATTGTAGAATTAATTGACAAAAGAATTATCGAAACAAATCAACAGCCCGAAACTTCAATacaagaagaaaatattaaagaattgttaattgaaataaaaaatgtcaaaccAAACGAGCAGCTTCCAACTTTAATACAAAATGATATTGAAAGTTtaattggagaaaaaaaaattacccaaacaaacaaacaaattgaGACTTCAATGCTagaagaaaatattgaaaacaaaataataatcaataaaggAAAGCTTCAAATTTCAACTTCAATACCAAGCAATAGTAATCAAGAAAAAACTTTGGAAAAAAACGTGTCGATTAATCCACCACAAATTGAAGAAACTCTTATCTTTGATCAAGGAACCGTTTTGAATCCACAGGACATTACAATTCAG aGTGTCaaaatgatagaaaaagaTAATCATCATTCGTCTAACATTGTGCAAGATGTAGAACCAACAATTACAACACTCCAAAATATTTTAcctattgaaaaacaaaaaaatcaaataaaaccaTTTCTTTCACGAATATGGTCGTTACCAGACGGCAtagaaaataaacaagaagATACTTTAG atGAAAAATCAACTGTCAatgaaactaaaaatattgtcaaagaCATTACATATAAACAAAGACAATCAATTATTcctcaaaaattaattgactcACATTATGTACTCGAGTCTCAATTGAACGAGTTAACGAACGAAAAATTCTCAGCAAGAAAAAcacttatttttaataatcacaatgaaaattttcattctcAAAAATTACTTTCTCATCAACAACAAGTAatgagtattaaaaatattctctcCACTGTTCAATTTAcggatt ttaTAATAACAGATGATAATTCATCATTGAAATCTTCATTGAAATCTAATATTCATAAAGAAACAACAACAGTACCAAGTATCAAAGATGAATTACTTAttgttgaagaaataaaagaagaaactTCAATTACAAATGCTCCACAAAATagccaaaatataaataaatttttaccaatTAAAGCATCTTCTTCAACAGCTAAAAAAACgacaattaattcaaataaaaaaggagAATTTAAtaagctaaaaaataatagaaaaattccaGTTAGAACaaatcaaacaatt TATTGA
- the LOC122854754 gene encoding short neuropeptide F-like, whose protein sequence is MNKEMKNSTGLIVWLFIIGFAVARQNYLSDDDINNIQDWKSNCEICKLFSIWNKAHNELNFEYSQPLQEHLMTRKSHRSPSLRLRFGRRDSPKPN, encoded by the exons ATGAACAAAGAAATGAAGAATTCTACTGGATTGATTGTatggttatttattattggtttTGCAGTGGCTAGACAAAACTATTTGTCAGATGATG atataaataatattcaagattGGAAATCAAATTgtgaaatttgtaaattattctcAATATGGAACAAAGCtcataatgaattaaattttgaatattctcAACCACTTCAAGAACATCTTATGACACGTAAATCACATCGTTCACCATCACTTCGTCTTCGTTTTGGTCGTCGTGATTCACCAAAAccaaattaa
- the LOC122854753 gene encoding F-box/WD repeat-containing protein 9-like, producing MSDNNYDQCSTYLSLTDLPMEIFLHICSFLDANTLIRNLGLVCKQFYNILKDDSLWKVRINRIWPNACYPVLSPVDENEQFWKLSCLNVERQAFLWSNLDPMDKFALTGGHYGTIDGLLLMNNGKICISGGRDRLLICWQLNATRTIENQQNANIACGFGHTGWIWDITCLGDNTIYSCSWDRTVRAWDLSNNFSSIRTFKMSSHGALLCVAACNERNLVATGSFRRISVFDPRAHDSSVTKFKPHQLAVMKVAINSDYIISASEDKTVAIWDQRMRRTIKTVTISKDSYPMSMFVNNDAIYTGDSNAMIHIININNNFEQIKSYKSDHTKGITGIHSTLGCLITTSLDGTVKISSPTDPPISFATLNCKHGDIASMHYLNETLAVSGSDEIDIWRPKTEN from the exons atgagtGACAATAACTACGATCAATGTTCTACGTATTTAAGTTTAACTGATCTACCAATGGAG ATATTTCTTCATATATGCTCTTTTTTAGATGCAAATACGCTAATTCGTAATTTAGGATTGGTTtgcaaacaattttataatattttaaaagatgatTCATTGTGGAAAGTAAGAATAAATCGAATTTGGCCAAATGCTTGCTATCCAGTCCTGTCTCCTG TTGATGAAAATGAACAATTTTGGAAATTATCTTGTCTCAATGTTGAAAGACAAGCTTTTCTTTGGAGTAACCTTGATCCCATGGATAAATTTGCACTAACAGGAGGTCATTATGGTACAATAGATGGCCTTCTACTTATGAat aatggaaaaatttgtatatCTGGTGGACGTGACAGACTATTAATATGTTGGCAATTGAATGCAACAAGAACTAttgaaaatcaacaaaatgcaAATATTGCATGTGGCTTTGGTCATACAGGATGGATATGGGATATAACATGTCTTGGtgataatacaatttatagTTGTAGTTGGGATCGTACTGTTAGAGCTTGGGatctttcaaataatttttcatctataaGAACATTTAAAAT GAGTTCTCATGGTGCTTTATTATGTGTTGCTGCATGTAATGAAAGAAATTTAGTTGCAACAGGTTCATTTAGAAGAATATCTGTATTTGATCCACGTGCACATGACAGTTCAGTAACGAAATTTAAACCACATCAACTAGCTGTTATGAAAGTTGCTATTAATTCAGACTATATTATATCAGCAAGTGAGGATAAAACAGTGGCAATTTGGGATCAAAGAATGAGACGTACAATAAAAACAGTAAcg atTTCAAAAGATTCATATCCAATGAGTATGTTTGTTAACAATGATGCTATTTATACTGGTGATAGTAATGCCATGattcatattataaatatcaataataattttgaacaaataaaatcatataaaagTGATCATACCAAAGGAATAACTGGTATTCATTCAACACTTGGATGTTTAATAACAACATCACTTGATGGTACTGTTAAAATATCAAGTCCAACTGATCCACCAATTAGTTTTGCAACATTAAATTGTAAACATGGTGATATTGCAAGT atgcattatttgaatgaaaCATTGGCTGTATCTGGAAGTGATGAAATTGATATTTGGAGACCCAAGACTGAGAATTAA
- the LOC122854756 gene encoding JNK1/MAPK8-associated membrane protein, with protein sequence MNFLEGCPGLYCGRSLLTDGNWSDCGVCARGFKSNESSACVPCEDNLTLYDWFYLSFIAVFVLVLHWFFIDVVTKRRNIPQEVIIIHISALFETALASLITLHVTDPIGTYDVRSCKTKRLSDWYTLFYNPSPNYETLLYCTQEAVYPLYTMVFVFYSLGAIIMLLIRPLIVRKFLPKRGKLTVYAALYFYPILALSHAVGGGLIYYSFPYITIILTVLSSAAHFAFKLNQTMKSLLLSSVTDFKNIVVILGHWLLQAFGIMAVATLKDIDIHPAMFIFVPFPALFYILTARFTDPHKLHIE encoded by the exons atgaattttcttGAAGGATGTCCTGGGTTATATTGTGGACGAAGTCTTTTAACTGATGGAAATTGGAGTGATTGTGGAGTATGTGCAAGAGGctttaaatcaaatgaaagtTCTGCTTGTGTACCTTGTGAAGATAATTTAACTTTATATGATTGGTTTTATTTGAGTTTTATTGCAGTATTTGTTCTTGTACTTCATTGGTTTTTCATTGATGTTGTTACTAAAAGACGTAATATACCACAagaagttattattattcatatatcaGCATTATTTGAAACAGCTTTAGCTTCATTGATAACACTTCATGTAACTGATCCAATTGGTACATATGATGTACGTTCATGTAAAACAAAACGTTTGTCTGATTGGTATACACTATTTTATAATCCAAGTCCAAATTATGAAACTTTACTTTATTGTACACAAGAAGCTGTATATCCTCT atatacaatggtctttgttttttattcacttgGAGCAATAATTATGCTGTTAATACGTCCACTTATTGTTAGAAAATTTCTTCCAAAAAGAGGAAAACTTACAGTATATGCAGCTTTATATTTCTATCCAATTTTGGCACTATCACATGCAGTTGGTGGTGGATTAATAT attattcaTTTCCATATATCACAATAATCTTGACAGTTTTATCAAGTGCTGCTCATTTTgcctttaaattaaatcag acaATGAAATCATTATTACTGAGTTCTGTgactgattttaaaaatattgttgttattcttGGTCATTGGTTATTACAAGCATTTGGTATTATGGCTGTTGCAACACTTAAAGACATTGATATACATCCTGCaatgtttatatttgttcCATTTCCAgcattgttttatatattaacagCAAGATTTACAGATCCTCATAAACttcatattgaataa
- the LOC122854755 gene encoding neutral and basic amino acid transport protein rBAT-like: MGKPDVTNQSDDEAKEKMLDDGKLTSACGTPEVIFMSENGKTKINDENLSQVLSGMCKEELMSYANNSFWIKLRWLLFIGFWILWFAMLAGAALIIIGAPKCTSTSTKKWWAKSPIVQLEPLNIIGKNNGISIEALLDNLKKQNIDIISLSSILSETSKNHVTDFNSLNSNITIKDLAYFIDAAKNRSQKVIMEFDINYSSINHSWFVNSIERIEPYTNYYIWSDGKNGTEPPNNWLSIKNGSAWEWNDKRKQYYLHQFEKTQPELNFSNPLVVDEFTKTLINWIKFGFNGFRLGGTQYLTEDPNKRDEIPIRGPARSQMYESFNHVHTKDRHADNILIIAKLRNAVENITNNEGLFAFKDDTGDDAIAIFDDNKVKINLPQRSNFISTIDNEITAETLQKGIIRATNGEWPGWNFNGDGASLRSRLGDSTADSLILMSLLLPGTPILKLNDCLNDTSAFPKVTAKRNEDTFLYGGFKPAIINGTVFTYIRIKSGHPGYLIAYQSSDNQVDIDVTSMPFKTSELTVLAHSRNYNRNVTSFAEKMSPKKIPISPKSTLILSFINGD; this comes from the exons atGGGGAAGCCTGATGTAACTAATCAAAGTGATGATGaagctaaagaaaaaatgcTTGATGATGGAAAATTGACATCTGCTTGTGGAACTCCCGAG gtaatATTTATGTCAGAAAAtggaaaaactaaaataaacgATGAAAATTTGAGTCAAGTATTGTCAGGCATGTGTAAAGAAGAATTAATGTCATATgctaataattcattttggATTAAGCTAAGatggttattatttattggattCTGGATATTATGGTTTGCAATGCTTGCTGGTGCTGCATTAATAATCATTGGAGCTCCAAAATgtacatcaacatcaacaaaaaaatggtGGGCTAAAAGTCCAATTGTACAATTAGaaccattaaatataattggaaaaaataatggaATTTCTATTGAAGCcttacttgataatttaaaaaaacaaaatattgatattatatcaTTAAGTTCAATTTTATCTGAGACAAGTAAAAATCATGTTACAGATTTTAATTCacttaattcaaatataacaataaaagatTTAGCATATTTTATTGATGCTGCTAAAAATCGTAGTCAAAAAGTTATCATggaatttgatataaattattcatcaataaatcatAGTTGGTTTGTTAATTCAATTGAACGTATTGAAccatatacaaattattatatatggtCTGATGGTAAAAATGGTACAGAACCACCAAATAATTggttaagtataaaaaatggaTCAGCATGGGAATGGaatgataaaagaaaacaatattatcttcatcaatttgaaaaaactcaACCTGAGCTAAATTTTAGCAATCCATTagttgttgatgaatttacaaaaacattaataaattggATTAAATTTGGTTTTAATGGTTTTCGTTTAGGTGGTACACAATATTTAACTGAAGATCCAAATAAACGTGATGAAATACCAATTAGAGGACCAGCAAGATCACAAATGTATGAATCTTTTAATCATGTACATACTAAAGATCGACAtgctgataatattttaattattgctaAATTACGTAATgctgttgaaaatattacaaaCAATGAAGGTTTATTTGCATTTAAAGATGATACTGGTGATGATGCAATTGCTATCTTTGATGATAACAaggttaaaattaatttaccacaaagatcaaattttatttcaacaattgataatgaaattaCAGCAGAAACATTACAAAAAGGAATTATACGAGCAACAAATGGTGAATGGCCTGGTTGGAac ttcAACGGAGATGGTGCGTCCTTGAGAAGTCGTTTAGGAGACTCAACTGCtgatagtttaattttaatgagtttACTACTACCTGGTACACCAATCCTAAAACTCAATGATTGTCTAAATGATACATCAGCATTTCCAAAAGTAACTGCTAAACGTAATGAAGATACTTTTCTCTATGGTGGCTTTAAGCCAGCCATCATTAATGGAACAGTTTTCACCTACATCAG AATAAAGAGTGGTCATCCAGGTTACTTGATTGCATATCAAAGTTCAGATAATCAAGTTGACATTGATGTTACATCAATGCCTTTTAAAACCTCAGAGTTGACTGTTCTTGCACACAGTCGTAATTACAATCGTAATGTGACATCCTTTGc GGAAAAAATGTCACCAAAGAAAATTCCAATTTCTCCAAAAAGTACTTTGATCTTGTCATTTATAAATGGAGATTAA